CGCCGCCCCTCCGCGTCGTCGCCTTCGACTTCGGCGTGAAGCGGAACATCCTGCGGCTCCTCGTGGACCAGGGCTTCGAGGTCACGGTCGTGCCCGCGCGCACTTCGGCGGAGGAGGCGCGGGCGCTCGCGCCGGACGCCATCTTCCTCTCGAACGGGCCCGGCGACCCGGCGGCCGTCGAGGGAGTGCGCGACACGGTGCGCACGCTCGCCCAGGAGCTCCCGCTGTTCGGCATCTGCCTCGGGCACCAGATCCTCGGTCTGGCGCTCGGCGGCAGGACGCGGAAGCTCAAGTTCGGCCACCACGGCGGCAACCAGCCGGGCAAGGACCTCGCTACGGGCAAGGTCGCGATCTGCGCCGAGAACCACGGCTACGCCGTCGAGGCGGAATCGCTGCGCGAGGCCGGGGAGCCGGTCACGGTGACCCACGTGAACCTGAACGACGACACCGTCGAAGGGCTCGCCCACGAGCGCCTGCCGCTGTTCTCGGTCCAGTACCACCCGGAGGCGTCGCCCGGGCCGCACGACGTCCGTTACTTCTTCGAGCGCTTCCGCGAGATGACGCTCCGGCACAAGGCCGGCGAATCCGTCAGCGGCGCCGCCGTCGCACGGGGGCTCTAGATGCCGCGCCGCGAGGATCTCCACACCATCCTGGTGATCGGCTCCGGTCCGATCGTGATCGGCCAGGCCTGCGAGTTCGACTATTCCGGCACCCAGGCCTGCAAGGCGCTTCGCGAAGAGGGCTATCGCGTCGTGCTGGTGAATTCGAATCCGGCCACCATCATGACCGATCCCGAGACGGCGGACGCCACGTACGTCGAGCCGATGACGCCCGAGAGCCTCGAGAAGATCATTCTCGCGGAGAAGCCCGACGCGCTGCTGCCGACGATCGGGGGACAGACTGCGCTCAACCTGGCGGTGGAGCTCGCGGAGTCCGGGCTCCTCGAGCGCCACGGGGTCCAGCTGATCGGGGCGAACCTCGCCGCCATCAAGAAGGCCGAGGACCGCCAGGAGTTCCGGGCCGCGATGGAGAAGATCGGCCTCGCCGTGCCGGAATCCGGCTACGCGACCTCCCTCGAGGATGCGCGCGGGATCGTGAAGCGCACCGGTTTTCCGGCCATCATCCGGCCGAGCTTCACGCTGGGCGGCAGCGGCGGCTCCATCGCGTGGACGCCGGAGGAATACGAGCCGCTCGTCGAGTGGGCCCTCCAGTCCTCTCCCAAGCACACCTGCCTCATCGAGCAGAGCGTCCTCGGCTGGAAGGAGTACGAGCTCGAGGTGATGCGCGACGTGAACGACAACGTCGTGATCATCTGCTCGATCGAGAACTTCGACCCGATGGGGGTCCACACGGGCGACTCGATCACGGTGGCGCCCGCCCAGACGCTCACCGACCGCGAGTACCAGGTCATGCGGGACGCGGCGATCGCGATCATCCGCGAGATCGGCGTCGACACCGGAGGCTCGAACATCCAGTTCGGCGTGCACCCCGAGACGGGCGCGCTCGTCGTGATCGAGATGAACCCGCGGGTCTCCCGAAGCTCGGCGCTCGCCTCGAAGGCCACGGGCTTCCCGATCGCGAAGATCGCCGCGAAGCTGGCCGTCGGCTACACGCTCGACGAGATCCGGAACGACATCACGCGCGAGACGCCGGCGAGCTTCGAGCCGACCATCGACTACGTCGTCACGAAGATCCCGCGCTTCACCTTCGAGAAGTTCTCGGGCGCGGACGACCTCCTCACGACGCAGATGAAGTCGGTGGGCGAGGCGATGGCGATCGGCCGGAC
The Gemmatimonadota bacterium genome window above contains:
- a CDS encoding carbamoyl phosphate synthase small subunit translates to PPLRVVAFDFGVKRNILRLLVDQGFEVTVVPARTSAEEARALAPDAIFLSNGPGDPAAVEGVRDTVRTLAQELPLFGICLGHQILGLALGGRTRKLKFGHHGGNQPGKDLATGKVAICAENHGYAVEAESLREAGEPVTVTHVNLNDDTVEGLAHERLPLFSVQYHPEASPGPHDVRYFFERFREMTLRHKAGESVSGAAVARGL
- the carB gene encoding carbamoyl-phosphate synthase large subunit, which encodes MPRREDLHTILVIGSGPIVIGQACEFDYSGTQACKALREEGYRVVLVNSNPATIMTDPETADATYVEPMTPESLEKIILAEKPDALLPTIGGQTALNLAVELAESGLLERHGVQLIGANLAAIKKAEDRQEFRAAMEKIGLAVPESGYATSLEDARGIVKRTGFPAIIRPSFTLGGSGGSIAWTPEEYEPLVEWALQSSPKHTCLIEQSVLGWKEYELEVMRDVNDNVVIICSIENFDPMGVHTGDSITVAPAQTLTDREYQVMRDAAIAIIREIGVDTGGSNIQFGVHPETGALVVIEMNPRVSRSSALASKATGFPIAKIAAKLAVGYTLDEIRNDITRETPASFEPTIDYVVTKIPRFTFEKFSGADDLLTTQMKSVGEAMAIGRTFKESFQKALRSLEIGPMGLEPPELPAGKAGDEALDRAIDQPRPGRPWALAEAFRRGATVEELFRRTAIDPWFLRNLQEIVEMEAALASAAEADRPAWLRPAKQAGFSDVRLAALWGTTEGAVRALRREHGVRPVYKRVDTCGAEFEAFTPYLYSTYEDECEARPTDRRKIMILGGGPNRIGQGIEFDYCCVHAAFALRDAGFETIMVNCNPETVSTDYDTSDRLYFEPLTLEDVLEIVDREKPFGVIVQFGGQTPLRLAVALEENGVPILGTTPDAIDRAEDRERFDQLLEALRLERPSSGIARSLAEAEAVAVRIGYPVLVRPSYVLGGRAMQIVHDAESLTEYMRSAVKASPEH